In the Cryptococcus depauperatus CBS 7841 chromosome 4, complete sequence genome, GGGACAAGAGTATCCAGGTGTACATCAGGTGAGCGTCCTCATCATACGGTATTAATGCAGTAAACTGACCTATAACATAGGTGATTGTCGATTCAATAAATCGTACAGATCTTGATCTTCGTAAATCCCTCTTCAGCAATATTGTCCTCTCTGGTGGTTCAACTCTATGTACAGGTTGGTTTATTGGTTTTTTGACGTAATAtgattttgaatctttttCTAGGTTTTGGTGATAGATTACTCAATGAAGTGAAAAAACTTGCATTGAAAGATGTGAAGCTTAAAATATACGCACCGCCTGAAAGAAAGGTTCGTTATTCTCCAGCCATAATTGATGTGACACTTAAAGCTAGACATAGTATTCAACATGGATAGGCGGAAGCATTTTAGCCGGTCTTAGTACATTTAAAAAGATGTGGGTCTCAGCAGACGAATACAAAGAAGATCCAGATATTATCCACAAAAAAGCCTTCTAGATGCCGTGACGACTTCATATATGTGTCAATTACAGATGAAGATATCATGTACTTAACATTAATTTGACATCTTTACATTGTTATACATTTGCATCAACATATAGCCGTTTGACAAAGCACCAATTCTACCATTTGTTGCTAAGAAACTGCAGCCGTATTTACATCAAGTCGGCTCCTAgtcctctttctccatcaACGCAAGAATATTCAGCTCTCATGGGCGTCACACTAACCCAGCCCTTGGCGAATGCCCAAGCGTCTGTGCCCTCTGGTACTAGTTCTTCTGCAGGACACAATAGAGGTTGTATATTTGGCGCAAAATGAAACTTGAGCTGcttcccttcttctttttcgccAGGCGTAGTGGGCGAAACGGGTGAAGCAGGATCGGGAGTAGGCAAAGCTGCCGGGCCAGCGGTTGATGTCCTTGACACCAAAGGCACAAGATTTCTTGGAGGTTTATTCAGTACTTCTTTAGATGATTGAGTAGCGATCCAAGCCGGGTTTTGAGAGGTTTGCGTTGGGTCGTTTCCGGAATCATATGTCGCCTTGGACCTAGGAGGAGGTATGTTAGGATCTTGTCTCTGTTCTTGACCTTGCTCTTGTTCTTGAACAATGCCTTCTTGCGCCTTTTCTGCCACAGTCGTCAAAGATGCCTTTAAGGCAGAAGTAAATGAATAGGAATTGCTTAGCTGGTTTGGCTTGGGAGTATTTGACCACCAGTTGAGAGACGGATCGCTAACAAGCGAAACGGCAAAATCTCATTAACCAGTCCAGCCGCGAGGGAATTGTCCAGATACTCAGGCATGAGAGCAAgagtcaagatgaaaaaacTCACAGTTTTGTAGTCTTAAATAGGCCGCCATAAGCATTTCTCCACATATTTGTAAGTACAAccttctttttatcttctTCGAGCATGGCTTCCACAAGAGGAATGTTGATGCTGTAAATTTGTACTAAGCCTTTACCGCCTGGAGAAGTATCTAATCCCCAGTCATTGAATAGTCTCTGACACACATCAACAGCAGTGTTTGTTGCCAGCTCAAGGGTCCGTGGCGTTACAGGTCTAGTGACAACTCCGTAAGAAACAGCGATACAAGGTATGTGGTCATCATGCAATGAAGGTCCAGAGGAGGACGCAGGGATGGGGGTAGATAAAGAAGCTGCCAAGGCGGCTCCAAGTGTCCCAGAAGACAGAGCAAACGCGGTAGATGAATTACGGCCATCTGTCGCTAATGTCAATTCCATTTGTTAACCAAAACGCTAGCAACATACGGTTAGGACCAGACACGACGAGGTCAATCTCTCCAGGATAAAGGTTGTGAAGCGCAATATTGGCACAACTTGCAGGAGTCTATTCGATATATTAGCATATTCATGAGATGAAAGTAGAGAGCATACACCGGAAAGGAGGATCCATTCCATAGTTTCACCTTCTTTCAACGGACGAGGGGAGACGCTTATGTCTCCTTTGAGCCCATCAGGTTCTGTAACGAAATATTGATTTCAGCGCTGCAAGCTGGATATTTAGCATGAACTGACCTAATGGGTAAAAGTAGCTCGTAGTGATTATATCACTAATAGCATAAGCTTTTCCTACCCTATGGCTCGCGGTTATCACATGCGTCTTTCCCTTCACACAATGAGGCCTAACCATGACTTTTGACAATCTGGAATTACTACTCGAACGTCCCAGCCGAGCTTCGACTGCAGAAGTTtgcaaaaggagaaaatgTTGGGTGATGATGCACAGGGTGGTCCATCATCATTCTAAATTGGTTGTTTTTGGTTTTTTTTGTCAATAAAGCCCCACCATCTTTGCTTCGCGGCAAAACACCTACAGTCAAGAGTACGACAGGTCGTTCTTTGTAGGTCTTGAGAGCAGGCATCTCGCTATGTAAGTAGGAAGTAGGGATGGGAAAGCTATACAAAAGTCGTAGTTATATATTCTCTGATACACTTTCGTCACTACCTACCGTTgtttcttgaagaagataaaaGACAAGGGAGTTGGCTGTCTTATACGCATTGTCTGGACATGCAATTAGAAGGCCAAccaaaaagtggaggcagcGGCCATCGCCGAAGAATAGACTGCCACACTCGATCCAAAAAATAATACCGTCGCCACTGGCATCTCACACTCACCACTAAATCATTAATTGAACGCGAGACAActtctttttgtaattgcaacttttttttaaaccaaaaaaaatgtcCTCGGCTCCTCCCGGATTTGGCGCGCCGCCGCCTATTATGGGAGTTCAGCCCAATGGCAGTGAGGTCACGGAAGGAAACTTCTTCGGTCAACTGAGTAAGgaggagattgagaagaaggcgagaAAATGGAGGGCAAGtcagaagaaaaagttcaaCACAAAGAGGAGACAGGGAGGTGGTGGCGGCATTGATTTTGGCAAGGCTGTAAGCGGTTGATTAATGTttattgaagagatggatgtagTTGACATTCATGCAAGGATCTTCCACCAGAACATCTTAGAAAGATCATCAAAGACCATGGAGACATGTCGAATCGCAAATTTAGAAACGACAAACGGGTGCATCTGGGAGCTTTAAAATATGTGCCACATGCAGTCATGAAGCTGTTGGAAAATATTCCTATGCCTTGGGAGGTAAGAGTCTTCTGGGCGTGCTACTCTAGTCAGCTCTTCTTACATGTTTATTCTAGCAAGTACGGGAGGTCCCAGTACTTTATCACATCTCCGGTGCCATCACTTTCGTCAACGAGATTCCTCGAGTTATCGAGCCAGTTTATCATGCCCAGTGGGCATCCATGTGGCTTGCCATGCGTCGAGAAAAGCGAGACCGTCGACACTTTAAACGTATGCGGTTCCCGCCTtttgatgacgaagaaCCGCCTATGGATTATGGAGATAATGTGTTAGATGTTGAACCGTTGGAAGCCATTCAGCTGGAgctggatgaagaagatgatgaggcAATTTTGGATTGGTTTTACGACCCTAAACCTCTTATCGACTCATCTCAGGTTAACGGATCTAGTTACAAGTACTTTCAACTCACTCTTCCGCAAATGGCCAACTTATATCGAATTGGCCGTCAACTCTTGAGTGATTACTCTGACAAAAACGCTTTTTACTTATTtgacaagaagagcttCTTCACTGCCAAGGCACTCAACATCGCTCTACCTGGAGGTCCGAAATTTGAACCACTGTTTCGAGATATGGATGCGTTCGACGAAGATTGGAATGAATTCAATGACATCAACAAGATTATCATTCGAAATGTCATCCGATCCGAGTACAAAGTCGCATTCCCTCATCTCTACAATTCTCTTCCTCGATCAGTCCACATTGGCCCCTATCATGAGCCCAAGAATGTCTACATCAAGACCGATGACCCTGATCTCCCAGCGTTCTATTTTGATCCTCTTATCAACCCCATCTCTCAGCGTGTTGTCCAAGAGGCCCACACATCACTTGTGACTCACGAGGATCGGGTTTTTGGATACGGTaacgaagaagatgacTTTGAGCCGCCGGAAGAGCTCAACCCTTTCTTGGAGAAACAAACATTAGAGAATGAGAACACGGCTGATGCCATTGCGTTGTACTGGGCCCCTTATCCTTACAATTTAAGAAGTGGGAGAATGAGGCGAGCGCAAGATATCCCAATGGTGAAGAATTTATATCTCGAACATTGTCCCGCAGACCAGCGTGTCAAGATTAGAGTATCATATCAGAAGCTTCTCAAGGTTTATGTGCTTAACGCTTTGCGCCACAAAGCCCCCAAGGCTATGGTCAAACGTAACTTATTCAAGAGTTTAAAAAACACCAAGTTTTTTCAAAGCACCACTCTTGACTGGGTTGAGGCAGGTCTCCAAGTCTGCCGTCAGGGTTACAACATGCTCAATCTCCTTATCCACCGAAAAAACCTCAACTATCTTCACCTCGACTACAATCTCAACTTGAAACCTATCAAGACCTTGACCACTAAGGAGCGAAAAAAGTCCCGATTTGGAAACGCTTTCCACTTGTGCCGTGAAATCCTTCGTCTGACAAAACTCATTGTTGATGCTCATGTACAATTCCGCCTCGGCAATGTTGACGCATTCCAGCTCGCCGATGGCTTACAATATATGTTTGCCCATGTCGGTCAACTAACTGGAATGTATCGATACAAGTACAAGCTCATGAAACAGATTCGTATGTGCAAAGATCTCAAACATCTTATCTACTCACGCTTCAACACTGGACCCGTTGGCAAGGGTCCTGGTGTAGGCTTCTGGGCACCAGGGTGGAGGGTTTGGCTTTTCTTTATGAGAGGTATTGTACCGCTACTTGAAAGATGGTTGGGCAATCTGTTGGCAAGACAATTTGAGGGAAGAAATTCTAAAGGTGTAGCGAAGACGGTCACCAAGCAAAGGGTGGAGTCTCATTTCGATCTAGAACTGCGTGCTGCTGTCATGCACGATATCTTGGAGTGAGTCGTGTATTACGGTCTATTTGATGCATGGTTGACGAAGATTAGTATGATGCCTGAAGGCGTCAAACAGAACAAAGCCAAGActattcttcaacatttatCGGAAGCTTGGCGATGTTGGAAAGCCAACATTCCTTGGAAAGTTCCTGGTATGCCAGCTCCAATTGAAAACATTATCCTCCGATACGTCAAGTCGAAAGCAGACTGGTGGACTTCTGTTGCTCATTACAACCGAGAACGAATCAGAAGAGGTGCCACTGTGGACAAGGCTGTTGTCAGGAAGAATCTGGGTAGGTTGACAAGATTATACTTGAAGGCCGAGCAGGAGCGACAGAATGGTTATCTCAAGGATGGACCTTATATCACTTCTGAAGAGGGCACGGCTGTTCTCATTTCTACAGCTCATTGGTTCGAGTCTCGCAAGTTTGCCCCcattccttttcctccacTCTCTTACAAACATGACACCAAGCTTCTCGTTCTTGCTTTAGAAAAACTCAAGGAAGCATACAGTGTGCACGGTAGATTGaatcaaagtcaaagagaagagttggCGTTGGTTGAACAAGCATATGACAATCCTCATGAGTGTTTGTCAAGGATTAAGAGATTATTGTTGACACAGAGAGCTTTCAAGGAGGCTGGTATTGAGTTCTTTGATACCTACGACAAATTGATTCCTTGCTACGGTAGGTTTGTTTCATTATATTAGGTCAGAAACTTATACTGGGATTTATACAGACATTGAACCTATTGAAAAAATTTCAGATTCCTATCTTGATCAGTACCTTCATTATGAAGCAGATAAGAGACGTCTTTTCCCCAATTGGATCAAACCCTCTGATAACGAACCTCCGCCCCTTCTGGTCTACAAATGGTGCCAGGGAATCAACAACTTAACGGATATTTGGGATAC is a window encoding:
- a CDS encoding 5'/3'-nucleotidase SurE; its protein translation is MPALKTYKERPVVLLTNDDGPPCASSPNIFSFCKLLQSKLGWDVRVVIPDCQKSWVGKAYAISDIITTSYFYPLEPDGLKGDISVSPRPLKEGETMEWILLSGTPASCANIALHNLYPGEIDLVVSGPNHGRNSSTAFALSSGTLGAALAASLSTPIPASSSGPSLHDDHIPCIAVSYGVVTRPVTPRTLELATNTAVDVCQRLFNDWGLDTSPGGKGLVQIYSINIPLVEAMLEEDKKKVVLTNMWRNAYGGLFKTTKLSKATYDSGNDPTQTSQNPAWIATQSSKEVLNKPPRNLVPLVSRTSTAGPAALPTPDPASPVSPTTPGEKEEGKQLKFHFAPNIQPLLCPAEELVPEGTDAWAFAKGWVSVTPMRAEYSCVDGERGLGADLM